A window from Caulobacter sp. X encodes these proteins:
- a CDS encoding phage tail terminator-like protein — translation MSVAKIRAALETALAAMTPPLATAWENTAYAPTAGTPYQRVSMTFAEPVNTEYGRGFQQGGMFVVSLCWPQGAGVADIAARVELLRAAFYRGAAFTADGLTTTIARTPLILAATLEGDRYVVPVQVPFLATITS, via the coding sequence ATGAGCGTCGCCAAGATCCGCGCCGCGCTGGAGACCGCCCTGGCCGCGATGACCCCGCCGCTCGCCACGGCCTGGGAGAACACCGCCTACGCACCGACGGCCGGGACGCCTTACCAGCGGGTGTCGATGACCTTCGCCGAGCCGGTCAACACCGAGTACGGGCGCGGCTTCCAGCAGGGCGGGATGTTCGTGGTCTCGCTGTGCTGGCCGCAGGGCGCCGGCGTGGCCGACATCGCCGCGCGCGTCGAGCTGCTCCGCGCGGCCTTCTATCGCGGGGCGGCGTTCACGGCCGACGGCCTGACCACGACCATCGCCCGCACGCCTCTCATCCTGGCCGCGACCCTGGAGGGCGACCGCTACGTCGTCCCCGTGCAGGTCCCGTTCCTGGCCACGATCACCAGCTGA
- a CDS encoding helix-turn-helix domain-containing protein has protein sequence MTTDRQAKAQRRGKTFIRAWRKHRGMNLEQAVERLELEVGYPYSVAQLSRVERGETGYSQDVLEALATIYRCEPADLIMRDPEASEAIWSIWDQLQPVQRIQLVEIGQTLKKTG, from the coding sequence ATGACGACCGATCGGCAGGCCAAGGCGCAGCGGCGCGGCAAGACCTTCATCCGCGCCTGGCGCAAACACCGCGGCATGAACCTGGAGCAGGCCGTCGAGCGCTTGGAGCTCGAGGTGGGCTACCCCTATTCCGTCGCCCAGCTCTCACGGGTCGAGCGCGGCGAGACCGGCTATTCGCAGGACGTGCTGGAGGCCTTGGCGACCATCTATCGCTGCGAACCGGCCGACCTGATCATGCGCGATCCGGAGGCCTCCGAGGCGATCTGGTCGATCTGGGACCAGCTGCAGCCCGTCCAACGGATCCAGCTAGTCGAGATCGGTCAAACCCTTAAAAAGACCGGATAA
- a CDS encoding aspartyl protease family protein translates to MDLQDAARRALIGGLAAAALPGGAACALQRPSADDADPLRYLDAANRLTVETFVNGQGPFAFLVDTGSTTSVITTELADQLGLARQESGRLHSIAGVQAVTMSRVSRLAVGKHERRDVAVAVLPKSQLRMDGILGLEWLGNASLLLDFRRRRMVIGEALPIPDDQTVAVKSKIERSGLILIDAAIPRQRVIAFIDSGSTTSAGNQALMEAASRAQALIGGSGPTELFSVTGQVLAGRSAVLSRLTLGPMTLRNLAVVIGDIHTFKYWGLQDRPAVVIGADVLRTFDSVAIDLKRNEVRFRIGR, encoded by the coding sequence ATGGATTTGCAGGATGCGGCGCGCCGCGCGCTGATCGGGGGCTTGGCGGCGGCGGCGCTGCCCGGCGGCGCGGCCTGCGCGCTGCAACGGCCCAGCGCCGATGACGCCGATCCGCTCCGCTATCTGGACGCCGCCAATCGCCTGACCGTCGAGACCTTCGTCAACGGGCAAGGGCCGTTCGCCTTTCTCGTGGATACGGGCTCTACGACGTCGGTGATCACCACCGAGCTCGCCGATCAGCTGGGTCTGGCGCGCCAGGAGAGCGGCCGGCTTCACAGCATCGCCGGCGTCCAGGCCGTGACGATGTCGCGCGTCTCCAGGCTGGCGGTCGGCAAGCATGAGCGCCGGGACGTCGCCGTCGCCGTCCTGCCCAAGTCCCAACTGCGCATGGACGGGATCCTGGGGCTGGAATGGCTGGGCAACGCCAGTCTGCTGCTGGATTTCCGCCGTCGGCGCATGGTGATCGGCGAGGCTCTGCCGATTCCCGACGACCAGACCGTGGCCGTGAAATCGAAGATCGAACGCAGCGGCCTGATTCTGATCGACGCCGCGATCCCGCGTCAAAGGGTCATCGCCTTCATCGACAGCGGCTCGACGACGAGCGCCGGCAATCAGGCCCTGATGGAGGCCGCCAGCCGGGCCCAGGCGCTGATCGGCGGTTCGGGACCAACGGAGCTGTTCAGCGTGACGGGACAGGTCCTGGCGGGGCGTTCGGCCGTGCTCTCGCGCCTGACGCTGGGGCCGATGACGTTGCGCAATCTGGCCGTCGTTATCGGCGACATCCACACCTTCAAATATTGGGGCCTTCAGGATCGCCCGGCCGTCGTCATCGGCGCGGACGTGCTGCGCACGTTCGACTCCGTCGCCATCGACCTGAAGCGAAACGAGGTGCGGTTCAGGATCGGGCGGTGA
- a CDS encoding O-antigen ligase, which translates to MIEAGVLTDASERRTRWLGGLAVFMMVMTPLLGYLAPKQFAALLSLVGLLAAPGLFRSRRPLLPMFALALLALWALISLSWTPALPDPAKLKKFGAVEAFTAIKLFLQLGLYGAAVAMLGQMSSRSARLASQVMLVCAALLALVTCLDGLLGAKIYQALRKAGGDPLTPDLAMVKVSMGTYPLVLLLWPCARVLGASNLKGRNILTAVLFAMILAGAHLTGADAPVVALVLGGLVWLGVRVIGKPVVRVLIPLVSAAFIFAPMAMLWGEKSGFVAWLHALVPPSWDHRLNIWAFAADRILEHPMRGWGIDASRTFGAAIPLHTHNAPLQIWLELGAFGAAMAAAFYAWILYGVLSWTEANRRDGAMAAGALVSYLVVSGFSFGVWQEWWLALGALAVIACGVAQKTSASSR; encoded by the coding sequence ATGATTGAGGCGGGCGTCCTGACGGACGCTTCGGAGCGCCGCACCCGCTGGCTGGGCGGCCTCGCCGTCTTCATGATGGTGATGACGCCGTTGCTGGGCTATCTGGCGCCCAAGCAGTTCGCGGCGCTGCTCAGCCTGGTCGGCCTGCTGGCCGCGCCGGGCCTCTTCCGGTCGCGACGGCCGCTGCTGCCGATGTTCGCCTTGGCGCTGCTGGCGCTGTGGGCGCTGATCAGCCTGAGCTGGACGCCGGCCCTGCCTGACCCGGCCAAGCTCAAGAAGTTCGGCGCTGTCGAGGCCTTCACGGCGATCAAGCTGTTCCTGCAACTGGGACTCTATGGCGCCGCGGTCGCCATGCTGGGCCAGATGTCGAGCCGTTCGGCGCGGCTCGCGTCTCAGGTGATGCTGGTCTGCGCCGCGCTGTTGGCGCTGGTCACCTGCCTGGACGGCCTGCTGGGCGCCAAGATCTATCAGGCGCTCCGCAAGGCCGGCGGGGATCCCCTGACGCCGGATCTTGCGATGGTGAAGGTGTCGATGGGGACCTATCCGTTGGTCCTTTTGCTGTGGCCCTGCGCGCGCGTGCTCGGCGCCTCGAACCTCAAGGGGCGCAACATCCTGACGGCGGTCCTGTTCGCCATGATCCTGGCCGGGGCGCACCTGACCGGCGCCGACGCGCCGGTTGTGGCCCTGGTGCTGGGGGGGCTGGTCTGGCTAGGCGTGCGGGTCATCGGCAAGCCGGTCGTGCGGGTTCTGATTCCGCTGGTCTCGGCCGCCTTCATCTTCGCGCCCATGGCGATGCTGTGGGGCGAGAAGTCCGGCTTCGTCGCCTGGCTGCATGCGCTGGTCCCGCCCTCGTGGGATCATCGCCTGAACATCTGGGCCTTCGCCGCAGACCGCATCCTGGAGCACCCGATGCGCGGGTGGGGCATCGACGCCAGCCGCACGTTCGGCGCGGCCATCCCGCTGCACACGCACAACGCCCCCCTGCAAATCTGGCTGGAGCTGGGCGCGTTCGGCGCGGCCATGGCGGCCGCCTTCTACGCCTGGATCCTGTATGGCGTTTTGAGTTGGACCGAAGCGAACCGGCGCGACGGCGCCATGGCGGCCGGCGCCTTGGTGTCCTATCTGGTGGTCAGCGGTTTCAGCTTCGGGGTCTGGCAGGAGTGGTGGCTGGCCCTCGGCGCCTTGGCCGTCATCGCCTGCGGCGTTGCGCAAAAAACCAGCGCTTCGTCGCGGTAG
- a CDS encoding SIMPL domain-containing protein, giving the protein MTHTARRPANRLMAAFAAPALIGGALLMGAVAPALAQTSAESAFKATTFNLSAYGETRVAPDMATITLGVQTEAPTAGEALKANGARMNQALAALKKAGIAERDIQTSNLNLNAQYAYEQNQPPKLTGYQASNQVTITVRDLAKLGATVDAAVGAGANTVNGISFGLTNPQAAEDAARLEAVKALQAKAELYGRATGYKAVRLVNLSEGGGYTPPSPPMPVFAMAKREMADSTSISAGELKVRVDVSAVYEAAK; this is encoded by the coding sequence ATGACCCACACCGCCCGCCGCCCCGCCAATCGCCTGATGGCCGCCTTCGCCGCCCCCGCCCTGATCGGCGGCGCCTTGCTGATGGGCGCGGTCGCCCCGGCCCTGGCCCAGACCAGCGCCGAGAGCGCCTTCAAGGCCACGACCTTCAACCTGTCGGCCTATGGCGAGACCCGCGTGGCGCCGGACATGGCCACCATCACCCTGGGCGTGCAGACCGAAGCCCCGACCGCCGGCGAGGCCCTGAAGGCCAACGGGGCGCGGATGAACCAGGCCCTGGCGGCGCTGAAGAAGGCCGGGATCGCCGAGCGCGACATCCAGACCTCGAACCTGAACCTGAACGCCCAGTACGCCTATGAGCAGAACCAGCCGCCGAAGCTGACCGGCTACCAGGCATCGAACCAGGTGACGATCACGGTCCGCGACCTCGCCAAGCTGGGCGCGACCGTGGACGCGGCCGTCGGCGCCGGCGCCAACACGGTCAATGGCATCAGCTTTGGCCTGACGAATCCGCAGGCGGCCGAGGACGCCGCGCGGCTGGAGGCGGTGAAGGCCCTGCAGGCCAAGGCCGAGCTGTATGGCCGCGCCACGGGCTACAAGGCCGTGCGCCTGGTCAATCTCAGCGAAGGCGGCGGCTATACGCCCCCCTCCCCGCCGATGCCGGTGTTCGCCATGGCCAAGCGCGAGATGGCTGACTCGACCAGCATCTCGGCCGGCGAACTGAAGGTGCGGGTGGACGTCAGCGCCGTCTATGAGGCGGCGAAGTAG
- the panD gene encoding aspartate 1-decarboxylase, with the protein MLLTMLKAKLHRATVTQADLDYEGSIAIDRDLLDASGILPNEQVDVLNITNGARFTTYAIEAPRGSKVIGVNGAAARLVQKNDLVIVVTYCQMPAEEARNYAPTVVLLDEGNLIKKAA; encoded by the coding sequence ATGCTGCTTACGATGCTGAAGGCCAAGCTGCACCGCGCCACGGTGACCCAGGCCGACCTCGATTACGAAGGCTCGATCGCCATTGACCGCGACCTGCTGGACGCTTCGGGCATCCTGCCGAACGAGCAGGTCGACGTGCTGAACATCACCAATGGCGCGCGTTTCACGACCTACGCCATCGAGGCCCCGCGGGGCTCCAAGGTCATCGGCGTCAACGGCGCCGCCGCGCGCCTGGTGCAGAAGAATGACCTCGTCATCGTCGTCACCTACTGCCAGATGCCGGCCGAGGAGGCGCGCAACTACGCCCCCACCGTCGTGCTGCTGGACGAAGGCAACCTGATCAAGAAGGCGGCCTGA
- a CDS encoding class II 3-deoxy-7-phosphoheptulonate synthase, producing MTARWTPAAWRAKPAKHIPADYPDAGAVERVEQTLRQMPPLVFAGEARRLKSLLGDVAEGRAFLLQGGDCAESFKEFHADNIRDTFRLILQMAVVLTFAGGKPVVKVGRIAGQFAKPRSEPTEVQGDVTLPSYRGDIINGMDFNEAERIPDPDRLLKAYGQSAATLNLLRAFASGGYADLYNIHRWTLGFVGDSPQGARYRELSEKISEALTFMAAVGVTPDTQPDLRRVEFFTSHEALLLGFEEAMTRVDSTSGDWYDTSAHLLWIGERTRQLDGAHVEFMRGVKNPIGLKCGPTMEGDDLLRLIDVLNPNNEPGRLTLYGRFGSDKIADRLPRLMRATKSAGRSVVWATDPMHGNTLKASTGYKTRPFDRILSEVKSFVEIAQAEGVHPGGVHLEMTGQNVTECLGGARAVSETELADRYHTHCDPRLNGEQALELAFLVAEKLKAARDDQRRLAAG from the coding sequence ATGACCGCCCGTTGGACCCCCGCCGCCTGGAGAGCCAAACCCGCCAAGCACATCCCCGCCGACTATCCGGACGCGGGCGCTGTCGAGCGGGTCGAGCAGACGCTGCGCCAGATGCCGCCGCTGGTCTTCGCCGGCGAGGCGCGCCGCTTGAAGAGCCTGCTGGGCGATGTGGCCGAGGGCCGCGCCTTCCTGCTGCAGGGCGGCGACTGCGCCGAGAGCTTCAAGGAATTCCACGCCGACAACATCCGCGACACCTTCCGCCTGATCCTGCAGATGGCGGTGGTGCTGACCTTCGCCGGCGGCAAGCCGGTCGTGAAGGTGGGCCGCATCGCCGGCCAGTTCGCCAAGCCGCGCTCGGAGCCGACGGAAGTGCAGGGCGACGTGACCCTGCCGTCCTATCGCGGCGACATCATCAACGGCATGGACTTCAACGAGGCCGAGCGGATTCCCGACCCGGATCGCTTGCTGAAGGCCTACGGCCAGTCGGCCGCGACGCTGAACCTGCTGCGCGCTTTCGCCAGCGGCGGTTACGCCGACCTCTACAATATCCACCGCTGGACCCTGGGCTTTGTCGGCGACAGCCCGCAGGGCGCGCGCTACCGCGAGCTGTCGGAGAAGATCAGCGAAGCCCTGACCTTCATGGCGGCCGTCGGCGTCACGCCCGACACCCAGCCCGACCTGCGCCGCGTCGAGTTCTTCACCAGCCACGAGGCCCTGTTGCTGGGCTTCGAGGAAGCCATGACGCGCGTCGATAGCACCTCGGGCGACTGGTACGACACCAGCGCCCACCTGCTGTGGATCGGCGAGCGCACTCGCCAGCTGGACGGCGCCCATGTCGAGTTCATGCGCGGGGTGAAGAACCCGATCGGCTTGAAGTGCGGCCCGACCATGGAAGGTGACGATCTGCTGCGCCTGATCGATGTGTTGAACCCCAACAACGAGCCGGGCCGCTTGACCCTGTACGGCCGCTTCGGCTCGGACAAGATCGCCGACCGCCTGCCGCGCCTGATGCGCGCGACCAAGAGCGCCGGCCGCTCGGTGGTCTGGGCCACCGACCCGATGCACGGCAACACGCTGAAGGCCTCGACCGGTTACAAGACCCGCCCGTTCGACCGGATCCTCTCGGAAGTGAAGAGCTTCGTGGAGATCGCCCAGGCCGAGGGCGTGCACCCCGGCGGCGTCCACCTGGAGATGACCGGCCAGAACGTCACCGAATGCCTGGGCGGCGCCCGCGCGGTCTCGGAGACTGAACTCGCCGACCGCTACCACACCCACTGCGACCCGCGCCTGAACGGCGAACAGGCGCTGGAGCTGGCGTTCCTGGTGGCCGAGAAGCTGAAGGCCGCTCGCGACGACCAGCGCCGCCTCGCCGCCGGCTAG
- the rpiA gene encoding ribose-5-phosphate isomerase RpiA has translation MSSADDQKRASGEAAAQLVEDGMVVGLGTGSTAAWFVKALAARKLSDIKGVPTSDATAALARELGIPLVALDDVKTIDLTVDGADEIGPGLSLIKGGGAALLREKLVWEASTRCVVIADAAKRVPALGKFPLPIEVVRFGHVHTGHRLADIAAEFDLPPPRLRTAERGVVVTDGGNLIYDMASGRIDEPAALATALKSVTGVVDHGLFLDLADEALVGTDEGVVRLVP, from the coding sequence ATGAGCAGCGCCGACGATCAGAAGCGCGCCTCGGGCGAGGCCGCCGCGCAACTCGTTGAAGACGGCATGGTGGTGGGCTTGGGCACCGGCTCGACCGCCGCTTGGTTCGTCAAGGCGCTGGCCGCTCGCAAGCTGAGCGACATCAAGGGCGTGCCGACCTCGGACGCCACCGCCGCCCTGGCGCGAGAGTTGGGCATCCCGCTGGTGGCGCTGGACGACGTCAAGACGATCGACCTGACCGTGGACGGCGCCGACGAGATCGGTCCCGGACTGTCGCTGATCAAAGGCGGCGGCGCGGCCCTGCTGCGCGAAAAGCTGGTCTGGGAAGCCTCGACCCGCTGCGTGGTCATCGCCGACGCGGCCAAGCGCGTGCCGGCGCTGGGCAAGTTTCCGCTGCCGATCGAGGTCGTCCGCTTCGGCCACGTCCACACCGGCCATCGCTTGGCCGACATCGCCGCCGAGTTCGACCTGCCGCCGCCGCGCCTGCGCACGGCCGAGCGCGGCGTCGTCGTCACCGACGGCGGCAACCTGATCTACGACATGGCCTCGGGCCGCATCGACGAGCCGGCCGCCCTGGCGACCGCGCTGAAGAGCGTGACCGGCGTGGTCGACCACGGCCTGTTCCTCGATCTGGCCGACGAGGCGCTCGTCGGCACGGACGAGGGCGTGGTGCGCCTGGTCCCCTGA
- a CDS encoding long-chain-acyl-CoA synthetase, protein MRLRQKIRREVKFLKGLVRTLKRVNSIAPDSANLICDDLEAAVDKWSDRPAITFEGKTVSYAELDAMANRYAHWAKGQGLTRGQTVALFMPNRLEYFAVWYGLTKVGVATALINNQLTGAALAHCLNISQALHCIVDPETSPCFEDVKGQLDRHMQQWVLGPVHGEQRDLVKALKSCSQLRPDRVTAREGITARDTALYIFTSGTTGMPKAARITHMRAQLYMRGFAGSTGAKESDRIYVTLPLYHATGGLCALGAAFLNGGSIVLRKKFSTTHFWPEVVAENCTMFVYIGELCRYLANQPEHELERAHKIRLIFGNGLRPDVWDEMLDRFKVGEVLEFYGATEGNVSLFNFDGKRGAIGRVPGYLRGKFNIRVVKFDVETETPVRGPDGCCIECAPGEVGECIGHIANDARSNYVGYADKAATEKKVLHDVFQKGDSWFRTGDLMRVDSDGYIYFVDRIGDTFRWKGENVATSEVAERLAAIEHVLEVNVYGVPVGDLDGKAGMAALVADPEFDLAAFAQYVDEHLPSYARPIFLRLQQAIETTGTFKYRKVDLVGDGFDPTRTKDPLYFRDPNKGYVKITKAVFAKLQAGGYKL, encoded by the coding sequence ATGCGTTTGCGCCAGAAGATCCGTCGAGAGGTCAAGTTCCTGAAGGGGTTGGTCCGGACGCTGAAGCGCGTGAACTCCATCGCTCCCGATAGCGCCAATCTGATCTGCGACGACCTCGAGGCGGCCGTTGACAAGTGGAGCGATCGCCCCGCCATCACCTTCGAAGGCAAGACGGTCAGCTACGCCGAGCTGGACGCCATGGCCAACCGCTACGCCCACTGGGCCAAGGGGCAGGGGCTGACCCGCGGCCAGACGGTCGCGCTGTTCATGCCCAACCGCCTGGAATATTTCGCGGTCTGGTACGGCCTGACCAAGGTCGGGGTCGCCACGGCCCTGATCAACAACCAGCTGACCGGCGCGGCCCTGGCCCACTGCCTGAACATCTCCCAGGCCCTGCACTGCATCGTCGATCCCGAGACCTCGCCCTGCTTCGAGGACGTGAAGGGCCAGCTGGACCGCCACATGCAGCAATGGGTGCTGGGGCCGGTCCATGGCGAGCAGCGCGATCTGGTCAAGGCGCTGAAGAGCTGCAGCCAGCTGCGGCCCGACCGCGTCACCGCGCGGGAAGGCATCACCGCCCGGGACACCGCGCTCTACATCTTCACGAGCGGCACGACGGGCATGCCCAAGGCCGCGCGCATCACCCACATGCGCGCCCAGCTCTACATGCGCGGCTTCGCCGGCTCGACCGGAGCCAAGGAGAGCGACCGCATCTATGTGACCTTGCCGCTTTATCACGCCACCGGCGGTCTCTGCGCCCTGGGCGCGGCCTTCTTGAACGGCGGCTCGATCGTGCTGCGCAAGAAGTTCTCGACCACCCATTTCTGGCCCGAGGTGGTGGCCGAGAACTGCACCATGTTCGTCTATATCGGCGAGCTGTGCCGCTATCTGGCGAACCAGCCCGAGCATGAGCTGGAGCGCGCCCACAAGATCCGCCTGATCTTCGGCAACGGCCTGCGGCCAGACGTCTGGGACGAGATGCTGGACCGCTTCAAGGTCGGCGAGGTGCTGGAATTCTACGGCGCGACCGAGGGCAACGTCTCGCTGTTCAACTTCGACGGCAAGCGCGGCGCGATCGGCCGGGTGCCGGGCTATCTGCGCGGCAAGTTCAACATCCGCGTCGTCAAGTTCGACGTCGAGACCGAGACGCCGGTGCGCGGCCCCGACGGCTGCTGCATCGAGTGCGCGCCGGGCGAGGTCGGCGAGTGCATCGGCCATATCGCCAATGACGCCCGTTCCAACTATGTCGGCTACGCCGACAAGGCCGCCACCGAGAAGAAGGTGCTGCACGACGTCTTCCAGAAGGGCGACTCGTGGTTCCGCACCGGCGACCTGATGCGGGTGGACAGCGACGGCTACATCTATTTCGTCGATCGCATCGGCGACACCTTCCGCTGGAAGGGCGAGAACGTCGCCACCAGCGAGGTGGCCGAGCGTCTGGCCGCCATCGAGCATGTGCTCGAGGTCAATGTCTATGGCGTCCCGGTCGGCGACCTGGACGGTAAGGCGGGCATGGCGGCCCTGGTGGCTGATCCGGAATTCGATCTCGCCGCGTTCGCCCAATATGTCGACGAGCATCTGCCCAGCTATGCGCGGCCGATCTTCCTGCGGCTGCAGCAGGCGATCGAGACGACCGGCACCTTCAAGTATCGCAAGGTCGACTTGGTCGGCGACGGGTTCGACCCCACGCGGACCAAGGACCCGCTGTACTTCCGCGATCCAAACAAGGGCTACGTGAAGATCACCAAGGCGGTCTTCGCCAAGCTCCAGGCGGGCGGCTACAAGCTGTAG
- the gor gene encoding glutathione-disulfide reductase yields the protein MADYDYDLFVIGAGSGGVRAARVAAMSGAKVGVAEEYRVGGTCVIRGCVPKKFMVYASEVTSQLKTANGYGWTFEGAKFDWKKFLHDKDVEIARLSGIYVTNLQKAGAHLLHGRAQVADAHTVEVLPKDGSNDAGTYTARKILIATGGRPVKPDFPGAEFGITSDEAFHLPKLPKSIMIVGGGYIAVEFAGIFAGLGVETTLLYRGANILRGFDDDVRAHLADELGKRGIKVVLGCSHTRIAKQEDGTLLSVLNNDLTFETEAVMFATGREPYVQGLGLEKAGVKLNERGAIAVDAYSKTNVDSIWAVGDVTDRINLTPVAIREGAAFAQTEFYNNPTTFDHDMVASAVFSQPPVGAVGMTEAEARHAFGAVDIYRSVFRPMKITFYGGQERCLIKLVVKADDQKVVGVHVVGPDSPEIIQMAAIAVKMGVTKPQWDSTCAVHPTLAEELVTMREKYVPVEVGGVG from the coding sequence ATGGCTGACTACGACTACGATCTCTTCGTCATCGGCGCGGGCTCTGGCGGCGTGCGGGCGGCGCGCGTGGCGGCCATGAGCGGCGCCAAGGTCGGCGTCGCCGAGGAGTATCGGGTTGGCGGCACCTGCGTGATCCGCGGCTGCGTGCCCAAGAAGTTCATGGTCTACGCCAGCGAGGTCACCAGCCAGCTGAAGACGGCTAACGGCTATGGCTGGACCTTCGAGGGCGCCAAGTTCGACTGGAAGAAGTTCCTGCACGACAAGGACGTCGAGATCGCTCGGCTGTCGGGCATCTATGTCACCAACCTGCAGAAGGCCGGCGCGCACCTGCTGCACGGTCGCGCCCAGGTCGCCGACGCCCATACCGTCGAGGTCCTGCCCAAAGACGGTTCGAACGACGCGGGGACCTACACCGCTCGCAAGATCCTGATCGCCACCGGCGGACGGCCGGTGAAGCCTGACTTCCCCGGCGCGGAGTTCGGCATCACCTCGGACGAAGCCTTCCATCTGCCCAAGCTGCCGAAGAGCATCATGATCGTCGGCGGCGGTTATATCGCCGTCGAGTTCGCCGGCATCTTCGCCGGGCTGGGTGTCGAGACGACGCTGCTTTATCGCGGGGCCAACATCCTGCGCGGCTTCGACGACGACGTCCGCGCGCACCTGGCCGATGAGCTGGGCAAGCGCGGAATCAAGGTCGTGCTGGGCTGCTCGCACACCCGCATCGCGAAGCAGGAGGACGGGACCCTGCTCAGCGTCCTGAACAACGACCTGACCTTCGAGACCGAGGCTGTGATGTTCGCTACGGGCCGCGAGCCGTACGTCCAGGGGCTGGGTCTCGAAAAGGCCGGGGTAAAGCTGAACGAGCGCGGCGCGATCGCGGTCGACGCCTACTCCAAGACCAATGTCGACAGCATCTGGGCCGTGGGCGACGTCACTGACCGGATCAACCTGACGCCGGTCGCGATCCGCGAGGGCGCGGCCTTCGCCCAGACCGAATTCTACAACAACCCGACGACCTTTGATCACGACATGGTCGCCTCGGCGGTGTTCTCGCAGCCGCCGGTTGGCGCGGTCGGCATGACCGAGGCCGAGGCCCGCCACGCGTTCGGCGCGGTCGACATCTATCGCTCGGTGTTCCGCCCGATGAAGATCACCTTCTACGGCGGCCAGGAGCGGTGCCTGATCAAGCTGGTTGTCAAGGCTGACGATCAGAAGGTGGTCGGCGTCCACGTCGTGGGGCCGGACTCTCCCGAGATCATCCAGATGGCCGCGATCGCCGTGAAGATGGGCGTGACCAAGCCGCAGTGGGACTCCACCTGCGCGGTCCACCCGACCCTGGCCGAAGAGCTGGTGACGATGCGCGAGAAGTACGTGCCGGTCGAAGTCGGTGGCGTGGGATGA